One region of Channa argus isolate prfri chromosome 20, Channa argus male v1.0, whole genome shotgun sequence genomic DNA includes:
- the smim22 gene encoding small integral membrane protein 22: protein MDLRDVKQEFEDQFSDVVSRLQSKQFFQSDWDIASFAVFFIFIGMVVLLFILVLIRCFCCCYCDDEKPRRKKIGIENVALEP, encoded by the exons ATGGATCTGAGGGATGTCAAGCAGGAGTTTGAGGATCAGTTCAGTGATGTGGTTTCTCGACTGCAGTCCAAGCAGTTCTTTCAGTCTGACTGGGACATTGCTTCTTTTGCggtcttcttcatcttcattg GTATGGTTGTGCTGCTGTTCATCCTGGTCCTCATtcgctgcttctgctgctgctactgtgaTGATGAGAAG CCTCGAAGAAAGAAGATTGGCATAGAGAACGTCGCTTTGGAGCCCTGA